A stretch of the Ischnura elegans chromosome 5, ioIscEleg1.1, whole genome shotgun sequence genome encodes the following:
- the LOC124159582 gene encoding uncharacterized protein K02A2.6-like, whose translation MVSELVRDRLVVGLRNAKLSEALQLDPELTLERAVTKARQAEDVHRQQTLIRSNSGEDKTVHSQARGSEVDVVRKKAPRHQKASTSTAALPDQMKVSGRKCPRCGKTPQHAFARCPARQSACALCKKKGHWAAVCRTKAVAEIDKRLPGEDDHFFLGSISTGEEPWRVSLVIGNQEIPFKVDTGADVTVIGAELFKTLKGIQLENTTTFLRGPNRSRLQAKGKFRSLLRWKDRVYEDEIFVVNGVEDALLGRPAISSLGILTWLREITTGHPEENYQELFRGLGRMPKPYVIRIRDEAVPYAVSTPRRVPLPLRDKVEKEIKKMVGEGIITAVEEPTEWCAPMVVVPKADGGVRICVDFTKLNKCIRKEQHELPTVDECLTLMKASEAKIFTKLDACRGYYQIPLERECRPLTTFITPFGRYCFNRMPMGLSSAGEHFQRRMSEALTGLKGVVNVMDDILVFAATQPEHDVRLNAVLQRLRENGITLNREKCRFRVAETKFLGHVISAEDGIKPDPEKITAIEKLPQPETVAEIRRFLGIVHYHLKFLPHLADVTQPLRELMREKEPLPWAATHTKAFQEIKQRLTSASSLAMYETNRPTRVLADSSSYGLGATLEQRQSDGDWRAVCFASRTLTDTERRYAQLEKEVLALTWACEKLANYLVGKKFLLCTDHKPLVALLGTKPLSELSARVQRFRMRLMRFDYEVIYVPGKKLYTPDALSRSPISKTPKEGDILTDEDVELYVEAVKADLPMSDKLMKEVLKAQREDERTRRITKYVKEGWPRKEKLLLEDTSFYHERANLSLLDGLLVKGTRVYIPESWRKEILSRIHEGHLGISKCRRRMQQSVWWPGASHQILEMISKCPECLERRPSRVEPLRPTETPARPWQMVGMDIFHSRGREYLVIVDYFSKYPEVAYLENTRATNVIAKIKSIFARHGIPQVVRTDNGPPFGGREFQEFANKYRMDVVTSSPYYPKSNGLAEAAVKTVKNILAKERDPWLGFLAYRASPMESGYSPAELLMGRKLRTTLPFHPTKLNPKWPSLTVLREKNKVIAERQKRNYDRRHRTKELPLLPAGATVWVRDRREYGTVVGESGHPRSYLIETGSGVNRRNRVALTLAERQPSMSSDYESFLPDLESTAKSHSPPETGVFRTRYGRLVRPPQRYTP comes from the exons atGGTGTCAG AATTGGTGAGGGACCGTCTGGTAGTTGGTTTAAGGAACGCCAAGTTGTCCGAAGCCCTACAATTGGATCCGGAGCTTACGCTGGAGAGAGCCGTTACAAAGGCGAGGCAAGCAGAAGACGTGCACAGGCAACAGACGCTGATAAGGAGTAACTCAGGGGAAGATAAAACAGTCCACTCGCAGGCACGAGGATCTGAGGTGGACGTGGTGCGGAAGAAGGCTCCACGGCACCAGAAGGCATCGACGTCAACAGCCGCCCTACCCGACCAAATGAAGGTGAGTGGTCGCAAATGTCCACGGTGCGGGAAAACGCCGCAGCACGCTTTCGCACGATGTCCGGCGCGTCAATCTGCGTGCGCCCTTTGTAAAAAGAAAGGACATTGGGCAGCAGTTTGCAGAACGAAGGCGGTTGCGGAAATTGACAAGCGGCTACCGGGTGAAGACGACCATTTCTTTTTGGGAAGCATTTCGACGGGAGAAGAACCATGGAGGGTCTCACTCGTCATCGGTAACCAAGAAATCCCCTTCAAAGTCGACACAGGCGCGGATGTCACTGTCATCGGCGCCGAATTATTTAAAACGTTGAAGGGAATACAACTCGAAAACACCACAACATTCCTCCGCGGCCCAAATCGAAGCAGATTGCAGGCCAAAGGAAAATTCCGGTCACTTCTACGTTGGAAGGATCGCGTGTACGAGGACGAGATTTTCGTGGTGAATGGAGTTGAAGATGCGCTCTTGGGACGTCCAGCGATATCATCCCTGGGAATTTTGACTTGGCTGCGAGAAATAACAACTGGCCATCCGGAAGAAAATTACCAGGAACTTTTTCGTGGGCTAGGAAGAATGCCGAAACCTTACGTCATTCGCATCAGGGATGAAGCCGTGCCCTATGCGGTATCTACGCCGAGAAGAGTGCCCTTGCCATTGAGAGATAAGGTTgagaaagaaatcaagaaaatggtggGGGAAGGAATAATAACGGCGGTAGAAGAGCCGACGGAGTGGTGCGCGCCCATGGTAGTAGTGCCTAAAGCAGACGGAGGAGTTCGAATATGTGTAGAtttcactaaattaaataaatgcattcggaaAGAACAGCACGAACTGCCAACCGTGGATGAATGTCTAACACTGATGAAGGCTtcagaagcgaaaattttcacaaaattggatgCTTGCAGAGGATACTACCAAATACCACTAGAGAGGGAATGCCGTCCGCTGACTACTTTCATTACCCCTTTTGGAAGGTATTGTTTTAACCGGATGCCGATGGGATTATCTTCAGCTGGagagcattttcaaagacgaatGTCTGAAGCATTGACGGGGTTAAAGGGAGTAGTCAACGTTATGGATGACATACTCGTATTTGCAGCGACGCAGCCGGAGCACGACGTGAGATTGAACGCCGTCCTCCAGCGTCTTAGAGAAAATGGGATCACGTTGAATCGCGAGAAATGCCGATTTCGGGTCGCAGAGACAAAATTCTTAGGTCATGTCATATCGGCCGAGGATGGAATCAAGCCAGatcctgaaaaaattacggcaataGAGAAATTGCCGCAGCCCGAAACGGTAGCAGAGATACGTCGATTTCTTGGAATTGTGCATTATCATCTGAAATTTCTCCCTCACTTGGCGGATGTAACCCAACCGTTGAGAGAGCTGATGAGGGAAAAAGAGCCTTTGCCATGGGCTGCTACGCACACCAAAGCTTTCCAAGAAATCAAGCAAAGATTAACTAGTGCCTCATCATTAGCCATGTACGAGACAAATCGACCGACAAGAGTATTAGCCGACTCATCGTCATATGGATTGGGAGCTACACTAGAGCAGCGGCAGTCAGATGGTGATTGGAGAGCGGTATGTTTTGCGTCACGGACGTTGACAGATACCGAAAGACGCTACGCCCAATTGGAAAAGGAGGTATTAGCGCTTACCTGGGCgtgtgaaaaattagcaaattatttagtAGGCAAGAAATTTCTTCTATGTACGGATCATAAACCACTCGTGGCACTATTGGGAACAAAACCCCTCAGCGAATTGTCCGCCAGAGTGCAGCGTTTCCGTATGCGCCTCATGCGTTTCGACTATGAGGTAATTTATGTTCCCGGAAAGAAATTGTATACGCCAGATGCTCTCTCACGATCACCAATCTCCAAAACCCCAAAAGAAGGCGATATTCTCACCGATGAAGACGTGGAATTGTACGTCGAAGCTGTGAAAGCGGATTTACCAATGAGCGACAAACTCATGAAGGAAGTGTTGAAAGCGCAACGAGAAGATGAAAGAACTCGACGAATAACTAAGTATGTGAAAGAAGGCTGGCCACGTAAAGAGAAACTGCTGTTGGAGGATACCAGCTTCTACCACGAACGAGCAAATCTTTCCCTCCTTGACGGGCTACTAGTCAAGGGGACCAGGGTTTACATCCCGGAATCATGGAGGAAAGAGATATTGAGCCGTATCCACGAAGGTCATCTAGGTATTTCAAAGTGCCGGAGGCGGATGCAGCAGTCGGTGTGGTGGCCAGGAGCATCCCATCAAATACTGGAAATGATAAGCAAGTGCCCGGAATGTCTCGAACGTCGTCCATCGCGAGTAGAGCCGTTGAGACCTACGGAGACACCGGCACGGCCCTGGCAGAtggtgggaatggatatttttcatagcagaggGCGTGAGTACTTAGTCATCGTAGACTACTTTTCAAAATACCCTGAAGTCGCGTATTTGGAAAATACGCGGGCCACGAACGtgatagcgaaaataaaatcaatattcgcACGTCACGGAATCCCACAAGTTGTCCGAACGGACAATGGGCCACCGTTTGGAGGAAGAGAGTTCCAGGAATTCGCGAACAAATACAGAATGGATGTCGTAACTAGCAGTCCATACTACCCAAAGAGTAATGGACTAGCGGAAGCAGCGGTGAAAACGGTAAAAAACATACTGGCGAAAGAAAGAGACCCGTGGTTGGGGTTTCTTGCATACCGTGCATCACCCATGGAGTCGGGGTATTCCCCAGCGGAACTACTAATGGGACGTAAGCTGAGAACGACTTTGCCATTTCATCCTACGAAGTTGAATCCCAAATGGCCCAGCCTCACGGTCCTACGGGAGAAGAATAAGGTCATCGCGGAGAGACAGAAGAGGAACTACGACCGACGACACCGGACGAAAGAACTACCCCTATTGCCTGCGGGAGCCACCGTTTGGGTGAGAGATCGTCGGGAGTACGGAACGGTTGTCGGAGAGTCGGGCCATCCCCGGTCCTATCTCATTGAGACGGGTAGTGGAGTCAACAGGAGGAATCGGGTGGCGCTGACATTAGCTGAACGGCAGCCGAGTATGTCGAGTGATTATGAATCATTCCTTCCCGACCTCGAGTCTACAGCGAAGAGCCACAGCCCACCAGAGACGGGAGTATTCAGGACGAGATACGGACGACTTGTGCGTCCCCCTCAACGATACACTCCTTAG